Proteins from a genomic interval of Thermoanaerobacterium thermosaccharolyticum DSM 571:
- the pyk gene encoding pyruvate kinase has translation MRRTKIICTIGPASEKYEILRELIESGLNICRLNFSHGDHEEHGSRIDNIKKIREELQLPIAIMLDTKGPEIRTGKFKNGVAELKEGQTFTITSRDIEGDDTICSVTYKGLPQDVERGSRILIDDGLVSLKVNDVKGEDIICTVENSGTIGDHKGVNVPGTKLNLPAITQKDVDDIEFGIKKGIDMIAASFVRKAADVIAIRRLLEDNDAGHILIISKIENREGVENIDEIIKVSDGIMVARGDLGVEIPIEEIPIVQKRIIEKCNKAGKPVVTATQMLDSMIRNPRPTRAEVTDVANAILDGTDAIMLSGETAQGKYPVEAFKTMSKIAEKIETYINYKENLDKNVDYNISMTNAISHATCTTARDIGATAIITSTISGYTARMVSKYRPSAPIIAVTPNKDVARRLSIVWGVHPLISQEVNSTDEMIEVSVNTALNEGLIRNGDIVVISAGIPVATTGTTNMLKVHIVGDVIVKGTGIGTKSISGVVSIIRDPYKDKDKFREGDIIVAQKTERDYMPIIEKASAIITEEGGLTSHAAIVGLNYGIPVIVGCEGVTAKLKDGMTVTLDAARGLVYKGIVNIK, from the coding sequence ATGCGTAGAACTAAGATAATATGCACAATAGGTCCTGCAAGTGAAAAATATGAAATACTGAGAGAACTAATTGAAAGTGGCCTAAATATTTGCAGATTAAATTTTTCTCATGGCGATCATGAAGAACATGGAAGCAGAATAGACAATATAAAAAAGATTAGAGAAGAGCTTCAGCTGCCGATTGCTATTATGCTTGATACAAAGGGACCGGAAATAAGAACTGGGAAATTTAAAAATGGAGTTGCTGAGCTAAAAGAGGGACAGACGTTTACGATAACCTCTAGGGATATTGAAGGCGATGATACTATTTGTTCGGTGACATATAAAGGACTTCCTCAAGATGTTGAAAGAGGTTCTCGCATATTGATCGATGATGGGTTGGTATCTTTAAAAGTCAATGATGTAAAAGGCGAAGACATAATATGTACAGTTGAGAATTCTGGAACGATTGGAGATCATAAAGGTGTAAATGTACCTGGAACCAAGTTGAACTTACCTGCTATCACGCAAAAAGACGTAGACGACATAGAGTTTGGAATAAAAAAGGGCATTGATATGATAGCCGCCTCTTTCGTGAGAAAAGCAGCAGATGTAATTGCTATAAGAAGGCTATTAGAAGATAACGATGCAGGTCACATACTCATCATCTCTAAGATAGAAAATCGTGAGGGTGTAGAAAATATAGACGAGATTATAAAAGTTTCAGATGGCATAATGGTTGCCCGTGGAGATTTAGGTGTAGAAATACCAATAGAAGAAATACCAATAGTTCAAAAAAGAATAATTGAGAAGTGCAATAAAGCAGGTAAGCCAGTTGTCACAGCCACTCAAATGCTTGATTCTATGATAAGAAATCCAAGACCTACAAGAGCAGAAGTTACAGATGTAGCAAATGCTATATTGGATGGTACGGACGCTATAATGTTATCTGGCGAAACGGCTCAAGGGAAATACCCTGTAGAAGCTTTTAAGACGATGTCAAAGATAGCTGAAAAAATAGAGACGTATATAAATTACAAAGAAAATTTGGACAAGAATGTGGACTACAATATTTCTATGACAAATGCTATAAGCCATGCAACATGTACAACTGCAAGAGATATAGGTGCAACTGCTATTATTACATCTACAATATCAGGTTACACAGCAAGAATGGTATCTAAATACAGACCGTCAGCTCCTATAATAGCGGTGACACCAAACAAAGATGTGGCGAGAAGGCTTAGCATTGTATGGGGTGTACATCCTTTGATATCACAAGAAGTTAACTCTACAGATGAAATGATAGAAGTTTCGGTAAATACCGCTCTTAACGAAGGTCTAATTCGGAATGGTGACATTGTTGTAATCTCTGCAGGAATACCAGTTGCTACGACAGGTACAACAAATATGTTAAAGGTTCATATAGTCGGCGATGTGATAGTAAAAGGAACGGGTATAGGTACAAAATCAATAAGTGGTGTTGTCTCTATCATTCGCGATCCATATAAAGATAAGGATAAATTTAGAGAAGGAGATATTATCGTTGCACAAAAAACAGAAAGAGATTATATGCCTATAATAGAGAAGGCGTCGGCGATAATAACTGAAGAAGGAGGCCTTACATCACATGCAGCAATTGTAGGGCTCAATTATGGGATACCTGTAATTGTAGGATGTGAAGGAGTTACTGCAAAACTGAAAGACGGCATGACTGTTACGCTTGATGCAGCGAGAGGCTTAGTGTATAAGGGAATAGTAAATATAAAATAG
- a CDS encoding acyl-CoA thioesterase translates to MYTYDAKIRVRYGETDKMGIVYYANYLNWFEIGRTEFFRSLGMTYKELEDNKIMLPVIETNCKYIWSAEYDDVIIIRTRIDFLKGTRIRFAYDIIRENNNRLLAQGMTEHPFTTLDKKPVNIKKVLPHVYEMLNKCYGDR, encoded by the coding sequence ATGTATACATATGATGCTAAGATTCGGGTCCGCTATGGTGAAACAGATAAGATGGGCATAGTGTATTATGCCAATTATCTAAATTGGTTTGAAATAGGTAGAACAGAATTTTTCCGTTCTTTAGGTATGACATATAAGGAACTTGAAGATAATAAAATTATGCTACCTGTAATAGAAACAAACTGCAAGTATATTTGGTCTGCAGAGTACGATGATGTCATTATTATCAGGACTAGGATCGATTTTTTAAAAGGCACCAGAATAAGGTTTGCCTATGATATCATAAGAGAAAATAACAATAGGCTTTTGGCACAAGGAATGACGGAGCATCCATTTACTACACTAGATAAAAAGCCTGTAAATATTAAAAAAGTTTTACCTCATGTATATGAAATGCTTAATAAATGTTATGGCGATCGCTAA
- a CDS encoding glucan 1,4-alpha-glucosidase has translation MSSKLIKYLPLLVLASSVLSGCSNNVSSIKIDRFNNISAVNGPGEEDTWASAQKQGVGTANNYVSKVWFTLANGAISEVYYPTIDTADVKEIKFIVTDGKSFVSDETKDAISKVEKFTDKSLGYKLVNTDKKGRYRITKEIFTDVKRNSLIMKAKFEALEGSIHDYKLYLAYDPHIKNQGSYNEGYVIKANNNEMLMAKRDNVYTALSSNIGWKGYSIGYYKVNDIMTDLDENKQMTKHYDSARGNIIEGAEIDLTKNSEFEIVLSFGGSDSEAAKTALETLGEDYNNLKNNYIDEWTKYCNTLNNFNGKANSLYYNSMMILKASEDKTNKGAYIASLSIPWGDGQRDDNTGGYHLVWSRDLYHVANAFIAAGDVDSANRSLDYLAKVVKDNGMIPQNTWISGKPYWTGIQLDEQADPIILSYRLKRYDLYDSLVKPLADFIIKIGPKTGQERWEEIGGYSPATMAAEVAGLTCAAYIAEQNKDYESAQKYQEKADNWQKLIDNLTYTENGPLGNGQYYIRIAGLSDPNADFMINIANGGGVYDQKEIVDPSFLELVRLGVKSADDPKILNTLKVVDSTIKVDTPKGPSWYRYNHDGYGEPSKTELYHGAGKGRLWPLLTGERGMYEIAAGKDATPYVKAMEKFANEGGIISEQVWEDTGLPTDSASPLNWAHAEYVILFASNIEHKVLDMPDIVYKRYASK, from the coding sequence ATGAGCAGTAAACTTATTAAATATTTACCTTTACTAGTGCTGGCATCCAGTGTTTTAAGCGGATGTTCCAACAATGTGTCAAGTATCAAAATAGATAGATTTAATAATATTAGCGCAGTAAATGGACCTGGTGAAGAAGATACATGGGCCAGTGCTCAAAAACAGGGTGTCGGTACAGCAAATAATTACGTATCAAAAGTTTGGTTTACGCTGGCAAATGGCGCCATATCAGAGGTGTACTATCCAACGATAGATACAGCAGATGTAAAAGAAATTAAATTTATTGTGACTGATGGGAAATCGTTTGTCTCAGATGAAACAAAGGATGCAATAAGCAAGGTAGAGAAGTTTACCGATAAGTCATTAGGTTATAAGCTAGTCAATACAGATAAAAAAGGAAGGTATAGGATAACAAAAGAAATATTTACAGATGTAAAACGCAATTCTCTGATAATGAAAGCAAAGTTTGAAGCATTAGAAGGAAGTATACATGACTATAAGCTGTATCTTGCATACGACCCACATATTAAAAATCAGGGAAGTTACAATGAAGGTTATGTAATAAAGGCTAATAACAATGAGATGTTGATGGCAAAAAGAGATAACGTATATACTGCTTTATCATCTAACATAGGTTGGAAAGGATATTCGATTGGGTACTATAAAGTTAATGATATTATGACTGACCTTGACGAGAATAAGCAAATGACTAAGCATTATGATAGTGCAAGGGGCAATATCATAGAAGGGGCAGAGATTGATTTAACAAAAAACAGCGAATTTGAAATCGTTCTGTCATTTGGTGGAAGCGATAGTGAGGCAGCAAAAACGGCCTTAGAGACTCTTGGGGAAGATTATAACAATTTAAAAAATAACTATATAGATGAATGGACTAAATATTGCAATACTCTCAATAATTTCAATGGCAAAGCAAATTCACTCTATTACAACAGCATGATGATATTAAAAGCAAGCGAAGATAAGACAAACAAAGGCGCATATATTGCATCTCTTTCGATTCCATGGGGGGATGGACAAAGGGATGACAATACAGGCGGCTATCATCTCGTATGGTCAAGAGATTTGTACCATGTAGCGAATGCTTTCATTGCGGCTGGAGATGTTGATTCTGCCAATAGATCGCTGGATTACCTTGCCAAAGTGGTTAAGGACAATGGCATGATTCCTCAAAATACTTGGATTAGTGGTAAGCCCTATTGGACAGGCATTCAGCTAGATGAGCAGGCAGATCCAATCATACTCAGCTATAGGCTGAAAAGATACGATCTATATGACAGTTTAGTTAAGCCATTGGCAGATTTCATAATAAAGATAGGGCCTAAGACAGGGCAAGAAAGATGGGAAGAGATAGGTGGATACTCGCCTGCAACAATGGCTGCAGAGGTAGCAGGACTTACATGTGCAGCGTATATAGCTGAGCAAAATAAAGATTATGAGTCAGCACAAAAATATCAAGAAAAAGCAGATAATTGGCAGAAGCTTATCGACAATCTTACTTACACTGAAAATGGACCACTAGGAAATGGCCAATACTATATTAGAATAGCTGGTCTGTCTGATCCAAATGCAGACTTTATGATAAACATAGCAAATGGCGGTGGAGTATATGATCAAAAAGAAATAGTAGATCCAAGTTTTCTGGAACTTGTAAGGCTTGGAGTTAAATCGGCAGATGATCCTAAAATATTAAATACGTTAAAAGTTGTTGATAGCACAATCAAAGTTGATACGCCAAAGGGGCCATCGTGGTACAGATATAATCATGATGGGTATGGTGAACCATCAAAGACAGAACTGTATCATGGCGCAGGAAAAGGAAGATTGTGGCCTCTTCTTACTGGTGAGAGAGGCATGTACGAAATTGCCGCAGGAAAAGATGCAACGCCATATGTAAAAGCAATGGAGAAGTTTGCAAACGAAGGTGGCATAATATCTGAGCAGGTTTGGGAGGATACCGGTCTTCCAACTGATTCAGCATCACCTCTTAATTGGGCACATGCCGAATACGTAATATTATTTGCATCAAATATAGAGCATAAAGTGCTAGATATGCCGGATATTGTTTATAAAAGGTATGCTTCAAAGTAA
- the rlmD gene encoding 23S rRNA (uracil(1939)-C(5))-methyltransferase RlmD: MQNINIGDKYELYIDNMAHEGQGVGRLDGIAVFVRGALKGERVLAKIDEKHKNYLNAHVEKILLPSQERIMPKCIYAGKCGGCTLQHLSYKGQLEFKKQVVDDSLSRIGKINTIVYDTIGMDNPLYYRDKAEYPVGIEDGNIKSGFYASKSHNIIAIDSCMIQSDYSIEAMKTVREWANNYKISIFDEKSGNGLLRYIITKVGFSTKEVMVILVINGIDIPYKDELINTLKKNIKELKSVVLNINKSRSRLVMGSENIVIYGDGYITDYIGDKKFEISPLSFFQVNPIQTKVLYEKALEYADLKGDEIVIDVYCGIGTISIFFAKYVKHVYGIEVVSDAVEDAKRNAAINGINNADFIAGKAEHVMKRLYKEGLMPDIIILDPPRRGLDKDVVDECVKMNPQKIIYISCNPTTLARDLRIFEDNGYKTEKVQPVDMFPYTYHVECVVLMSRL; the protein is encoded by the coding sequence TTGCAAAACATCAATATCGGCGACAAATACGAATTATACATTGATAATATGGCGCATGAAGGACAAGGAGTCGGAAGACTTGATGGAATAGCTGTTTTTGTAAGAGGCGCTTTAAAAGGAGAAAGGGTCTTAGCTAAAATAGATGAAAAACACAAAAATTATTTAAATGCACATGTAGAAAAAATCTTATTGCCATCACAGGAAAGAATTATGCCGAAGTGCATCTACGCTGGCAAGTGCGGCGGTTGCACATTACAGCATTTAAGCTATAAAGGACAATTGGAATTTAAAAAACAAGTCGTTGACGATAGCCTATCAAGAATCGGAAAGATAAATACTATTGTATATGATACTATAGGAATGGATAACCCACTTTATTACCGTGACAAGGCAGAATATCCAGTTGGCATTGAAGACGGCAATATTAAATCTGGATTTTATGCTTCAAAATCCCACAACATCATTGCAATTGATTCATGCATGATTCAAAGCGATTATAGTATAGAAGCCATGAAAACTGTAAGAGAATGGGCAAACAATTATAAAATATCAATATTTGATGAAAAATCGGGTAATGGATTGCTAAGGTATATAATTACGAAAGTTGGATTTTCAACTAAAGAGGTTATGGTTATCCTAGTTATAAATGGGATAGATATACCTTACAAAGATGAGCTTATAAATACACTGAAGAAAAATATTAAAGAACTTAAAAGTGTTGTTTTAAACATAAACAAAAGCCGTTCTAGGCTGGTTATGGGAAGTGAAAATATTGTCATTTATGGTGACGGGTACATTACAGACTACATAGGAGATAAAAAGTTTGAAATATCCCCACTGTCTTTTTTTCAGGTTAACCCTATTCAGACTAAAGTATTGTATGAGAAGGCATTGGAATATGCAGACTTAAAAGGCGATGAAATTGTCATTGATGTATACTGTGGAATCGGCACAATATCAATATTTTTTGCAAAATATGTAAAGCATGTATATGGAATAGAAGTGGTAAGTGATGCCGTAGAAGATGCAAAGAGAAATGCAGCTATAAATGGCATAAATAATGCAGATTTTATAGCTGGAAAAGCAGAGCATGTCATGAAACGGCTGTATAAAGAAGGGCTGATGCCGGATATCATCATATTGGACCCACCAAGAAGAGGACTAGACAAAGATGTGGTAGATGAGTGCGTAAAGATGAATCCTCAAAAGATAATTTACATTTCCTGCAATCCGACCACGTTAGCAAGGGATTTGAGGATATTTGAAGATAATGGATATAAAACAGAGAAAGTACAGCCTGTTGACATGTTTCCGTACACTTATCATGTTGAGTGCGTGGTATTGATGTCAAGGCTGTAA
- a CDS encoding helix-turn-helix domain-containing protein: MDYLTTKQAAEKWNISPRRVQVLCEQGRIKGAVRLGWAWDIPKDAEKPEDARRRRKLKEKLR, translated from the coding sequence ATGGATTACTTAACGACAAAACAAGCAGCTGAAAAATGGAATATATCCCCACGCAGAGTTCAAGTTTTATGCGAACAGGGGCGCATTAAGGGCGCTGTTCGTTTGGGTTGGGCGTGGGATATACCAAAGGATGCGGAAAAGCCTGAAGATGCGAGACGTAGAAGGAAATTAAAGGAAAAACTGAGGTGA
- a CDS encoding DEAD/DEAH box helicase family protein produces the protein MQNNPAALALYEYSTLKNEKDEQVSEKLEKAIINEIDNIDFVDIFKKIFYNVSYTDYLFSLPMGAGKTYLMAAFIYLDLYFAVNEPDNNAFAHNFIIFAPSGLKSSVVPSLKTIKKFDPLWILPDPAASDIKRIIKFEILDQNKAEKRSNKTRNPNVQKIAAYQPFDQLIGLVAITNAEKVILDRVEVRDGQLSLFEDSEDEKDRQANELRNLIGKIPNMAIFIDEVHHASTDEIKLRAVVNDWMEKNNTINSVIGFSGTPYLDKAYPVEITKTLNIKSIEIANTVYYYPLIQGIDNFLKRPVVKISNQEDSLQIIEDGVRDFLNTYKDKTYAGDLTSKLAIYCGKGKHKVQLIIWKKKFTLV, from the coding sequence TTGCAAAACAATCCGGCAGCGCTAGCTTTGTATGAGTATTCTACCTTGAAAAATGAGAAAGATGAACAAGTTTCAGAAAAGTTGGAAAAGGCAATAATAAATGAAATTGATAATATAGATTTTGTGGATATATTTAAAAAAATCTTTTACAATGTGTCATACACAGATTACCTTTTTAGTCTGCCTATGGGAGCTGGCAAAACTTATTTAATGGCAGCTTTTATATATTTGGATTTGTATTTTGCTGTAAACGAGCCCGATAATAATGCATTTGCTCACAATTTTATTATATTTGCACCATCAGGCCTAAAAAGTTCTGTAGTGCCCAGCTTAAAAACTATTAAAAAATTCGATCCTCTATGGATTCTTCCCGATCCTGCTGCCAGTGACATTAAGAGAATCATTAAATTTGAGATTCTTGATCAAAATAAAGCGGAAAAAAGAAGTAATAAAACAAGAAATCCAAATGTACAGAAAATTGCCGCCTATCAGCCTTTTGATCAATTAATAGGTTTGGTTGCCATAACCAACGCTGAGAAAGTAATCTTAGACCGCGTTGAAGTCAGGGATGGACAATTAAGTTTATTTGAGGATAGCGAGGATGAAAAGGACAGGCAGGCTAATGAACTTAGAAATCTGATTGGGAAAATTCCAAATATGGCGATTTTTATTGATGAGGTGCATCACGCTTCAACAGATGAGATTAAGTTGAGAGCAGTAGTAAACGATTGGATGGAAAAGAACAATACGATCAATTCTGTTATTGGATTTTCGGGTACACCGTATTTAGATAAGGCATATCCTGTTGAAATAACGAAAACTTTGAATATAAAAAGTATAGAAATTGCCAATACGGTATATTATTACCCGCTAATTCAAGGGATTGATAATTTCTTAAAGCGTCCTGTGGTTAAAATTTCAAATCAAGAAGATAGTCTTCAAATTATTGAAGATGGAGTAAGGGATTTTTTGAACACTTATAAGGATAAGACTTACGCGGGAGATTTGACATCCAAATTAGCGATATACTGCGGTAAAGGAAAGCACAAAGTGCAATTGATTATCTGGAAGAAGAAGTTTACCCTTGTGTAG